From a region of the Gemmatimonadota bacterium genome:
- a CDS encoding M20/M25/M40 family metallo-hydrolase has translation PNANPDTGAAHACGHNAQIAGLMGAMMGMVDARVVDDLAGRVVFFAVPAEEFVEVEYRLNLVKSGKLSFLGGKPELIKHGHFDDIDMAIMIHTHSDESLTKTAASASSNGFVAKMIRFVGKAAHAGGAPHRGINALNAAQIALNAINAQRETFQDHDSVRVHPIITKGGDLVNVIPDEVCMETYVRGRTAEAILDASMKVDRALRAGAMALGATVEIETLPGYMPLKNNADLQALYGKNARTRFGVDEFCTVGHRTGSTDMGDISCIMPAIHPYMSGATGIGHSVEWHISDKEMGYVEPAKSLSMMAVDLLSDHASEAKAVLANYKPEMTKDQYLDFQNNLFQTEVYNGE, from the coding sequence CCCAATGCCAATCCCGATACGGGTGCTGCACATGCCTGTGGTCACAATGCACAAATCGCGGGACTGATGGGGGCAATGATGGGCATGGTGGATGCGCGCGTAGTTGATGATTTGGCGGGAAGAGTCGTCTTTTTCGCCGTACCCGCAGAGGAATTTGTAGAGGTTGAATACCGTTTGAATCTGGTGAAATCTGGGAAACTGAGTTTTTTAGGTGGCAAACCCGAATTGATCAAACACGGGCATTTTGACGATATCGATATGGCGATTATGATTCATACACATAGCGATGAATCTTTGACCAAAACCGCGGCTTCCGCCTCGTCTAATGGATTTGTAGCAAAGATGATTCGGTTTGTGGGCAAAGCCGCGCATGCGGGAGGTGCACCTCATCGGGGCATCAATGCACTGAATGCCGCTCAAATTGCACTGAATGCCATCAATGCACAGCGTGAAACATTCCAGGACCACGATTCTGTTCGGGTGCATCCCATCATCACCAAAGGCGGAGATTTAGTCAACGTCATACCCGACGAAGTTTGTATGGAAACTTATGTTCGAGGACGCACAGCAGAAGCGATTCTCGATGCCAGTATGAAAGTAGATCGCGCACTTCGAGCCGGCGCAATGGCACTTGGCGCAACAGTAGAAATAGAAACGCTACCGGGATATATGCCATTAAAAAACAATGCGGATTTACAGGCACTCTATGGGAAAAATGCCAGAACGCGTTTTGGAGTAGATGAATTTTGTACAGTCGGGCACAGAACCGGCTCAACTGATATGGGCGATATATCCTGCATTATGCCCGCGATTCATCCCTATATGTCGGGAGCTACTGGAATAGGCCACAGCGTCGAGTGGCATATTTCCGATAAAGAGATGGGATATGTAGAACCGGCAAAATCACTGTCTATGATGGCTGTGGATTTATTGTCCGACCACGCCTCAGAGGCAAAAGCCGTGCTTGCAAATTACAAACCAGAGATGACAAAAGATCAGTACCTCGATTTTCAAAACAATCTGTTCCAAACAGAAGTTTACAATGGTGAGTGA
- the nadA gene encoding quinolinate synthase NadA — translation MALTATTLEETYQQMAERLEGIVPDIELRYKAELAYEINKLKKERGAIILGHNYMEPALYHSVPDVVGDSLELSRKAAETDADPIVFCGVRFMAETAKILNPDKTVLLPARVAGCSLAASITAEDVRNLREQYPGVPIVTYINTYADVKAECDICCTSGNAHKVVESLDSDTIIFLPDEYLAANVAQETDKRIIFPTITGFSDPKPGLEYEMIGWHGRCEVHEQFTVQDIENVRMQFPDVVVLSHPECSPEVVAASDFSGSTSRMVDYVREMDAERYLLLTECSMGDNIAAENPDKEMVGLCSIRCPHMNEITLEDTLNALEYNEQIIEVPEDIRVRALKAVERMLEIV, via the coding sequence ATGGCACTGACTGCCACTACTTTGGAAGAGACCTATCAACAGATGGCCGAGCGATTAGAGGGCATTGTGCCCGATATCGAACTGCGCTACAAAGCCGAGTTGGCTTACGAAATCAATAAGCTTAAAAAAGAGCGCGGAGCCATTATTCTCGGGCATAATTACATGGAGCCGGCACTTTATCACTCTGTGCCAGATGTCGTGGGCGATTCGCTCGAGTTATCGCGTAAAGCCGCAGAAACCGACGCTGATCCCATTGTTTTTTGCGGCGTGCGCTTTATGGCCGAGACCGCAAAAATTCTCAATCCCGACAAAACCGTGCTCTTGCCCGCGCGCGTTGCGGGATGTTCATTGGCCGCGAGCATTACCGCGGAAGATGTTCGCAATCTGCGCGAACAATATCCGGGCGTTCCCATTGTCACGTATATCAACACGTATGCCGATGTCAAAGCCGAATGCGATATTTGCTGTACATCGGGCAATGCCCATAAAGTCGTCGAATCGCTCGATTCGGATACCATTATCTTTTTGCCCGACGAATACTTAGCAGCCAATGTCGCACAGGAGACCGACAAGCGCATTATTTTTCCCACAATAACGGGTTTTTCCGATCCCAAACCCGGTCTTGAATACGAAATGATCGGCTGGCATGGCAGGTGTGAGGTGCACGAGCAATTTACCGTTCAAGATATTGAAAATGTGCGCATGCAATTTCCAGATGTCGTTGTTCTCTCCCACCCGGAATGCAGTCCTGAAGTGGTCGCTGCGTCCGATTTTTCGGGCAGTACCTCCCGCATGGTCGATTATGTGCGCGAAATGGATGCCGAGCGGTATTTGCTGCTTACAGAGTGTAGCATGGGCGACAATATCGCCGCGGAAAACCCGGATAAAGAAATGGTTGGCCTGTGCAGCATTCGCTGTCCACATATGAACGAAATTACACTTGAAGATACGCTCAACGCACTTGAATATAACGAGCAAATCATCGAAGTGCCCGAAGACATCCGCGTGCGTGCATTAAAAGCTGTGGAACGCATGCTGGAGATTGTATGA
- a CDS encoding sugar phosphate nucleotidyltransferase codes for MKFVIRAGGVGTRLWPLSRKSKPKQFHALTGERTMLQEAVNRLNSLAEIDDLYVSTGVELLHSVREQLPELSSENAIVEPALRNTGPAVGLECALLEARFPGCTIASLGSDHHIGKPEEFCRLLKVAKDALEDRAETLFVLGVKPTRADTGFGYIQKGDVIAKIDNEPIYAVESFTEKPDAEAAKTYLESGQYLWNSNMFVWKARTMLDLFAKFEPEMYALLEQIGTAAKEGREGDVTTEVYPQMKNIAIDHAIIERASDIATLEADIEWSDIGAWGALTDVLPVDENGNLLRGNVLSLNAKNTTVYGSKDKVIALVDLENLIVVDTNDALLILPRNSSQRVKDVVAALAERSDSERYL; via the coding sequence ATGAAATTTGTAATTCGCGCGGGTGGTGTTGGTACGCGGCTATGGCCCTTAAGTCGCAAGAGCAAACCCAAACAATTTCACGCTTTGACCGGTGAACGCACGATGTTGCAGGAGGCGGTAAATCGCCTTAATTCGCTGGCTGAAATAGATGACCTTTATGTATCTACCGGCGTTGAACTATTGCATAGCGTTCGAGAACAATTGCCCGAATTATCTTCTGAAAACGCGATTGTAGAACCAGCCCTCCGCAATACAGGACCTGCGGTCGGGCTTGAGTGTGCCTTATTGGAAGCCCGTTTTCCCGGATGTACAATTGCGAGTTTGGGGTCTGATCACCACATTGGCAAGCCAGAGGAATTTTGTCGGTTGCTCAAAGTAGCAAAAGACGCACTGGAGGATCGCGCTGAAACCCTGTTTGTGCTCGGTGTAAAACCAACGCGCGCAGACACCGGCTTTGGATATATACAAAAGGGCGATGTGATTGCAAAGATAGACAACGAGCCAATCTATGCCGTAGAGTCATTCACAGAAAAACCCGATGCTGAAGCCGCAAAAACATATTTGGAGAGCGGTCAATATCTGTGGAATAGCAATATGTTTGTGTGGAAAGCCAGAACAATGCTGGATCTTTTTGCAAAATTTGAACCCGAGATGTATGCCCTGCTCGAACAAATTGGTACTGCGGCCAAAGAGGGACGAGAAGGAGATGTCACTACCGAAGTCTATCCGCAGATGAAAAACATCGCCATTGATCATGCGATTATCGAACGCGCGTCGGATATTGCAACCCTGGAAGCCGATATTGAATGGAGCGATATCGGCGCGTGGGGTGCTTTGACAGATGTGTTGCCCGTAGATGAAAATGGCAATTTACTGCGTGGGAATGTGCTATCGCTCAATGCAAAAAACACAACAGTTTATGGCAGTAAAGACAAAGTAATCGCGCTGGTCGATCTCGAAAACTTAATCGTAGTCGATACGAACGATGCCCTGCTTATTTTGCCCCGCAATAGCTCTCAGCGCGTAAAAGATGTGGTCGCGGCATTGGCCGAGCGATCAGATAGTGAACGGTATCTTTAA
- the trmY gene encoding tRNA (pseudouridine(54)-N(1))-methyltransferase TrmY: MRNFILRARKGPTTPDFSLDDLSRVGRLEIVAHCLANALFYSQNIRTNTVVHLVFDGPSDPPKSVRFESDHLTYLGGFDERTLAGAVQKALSAGKGLSLGEERQVDGGLFVAKKGFERVVQDRTESLYVLERRGVDIRTVTFPQDVTFVFSDHLTMPKKTAKYLRRLGAKPICVGPRMLFASQCIVLLHNELDRQRVL; the protein is encoded by the coding sequence ATGAGAAATTTTATTCTTCGCGCTCGCAAAGGTCCTACCACACCCGATTTTTCACTGGATGATCTGAGCCGGGTTGGACGATTGGAGATTGTGGCGCATTGTTTGGCCAACGCGCTTTTTTATTCTCAAAATATACGAACAAATACTGTTGTACATCTCGTCTTTGATGGGCCTTCGGACCCACCGAAATCCGTGCGTTTTGAAAGCGATCATCTGACCTATTTGGGTGGGTTTGATGAACGCACGCTGGCAGGGGCTGTACAAAAAGCGCTATCTGCTGGCAAGGGTTTGTCTCTGGGTGAAGAGCGGCAGGTTGATGGCGGTCTTTTTGTCGCGAAAAAGGGATTTGAACGCGTTGTACAAGATCGCACTGAATCGCTCTATGTACTCGAGCGTAGAGGTGTTGACATTCGCACGGTGACATTTCCCCAGGATGTAACTTTTGTTTTTTCAGACCATCTCACAATGCCCAAAAAAACGGCTAAGTATTTGCGCCGCCTCGGTGCTAAGCCGATTTGCGTGGGCCCCCGAATGTTGTTTGCCTCTCAGTGTATTGTGCTGCTACACAATGAATTGGATCGGCAGAGGGTTTTGTAA
- a CDS encoding sulfatase-like hydrolase/transferase, whose protein sequence is MTKSGKIEKPNILFILADDMGWGDVSYHGSHIRTPNIDRLAASGIELDQHYVCPMCTPTRTCLLTGRHPGRFGRHATVPSNAPVLPDGYETLASSFRNAGYETGLFGKWHLGSSPEYGPNQFGFNTAYGSLAGGVDPYNHRYKSGPYSVTWHRNGELIEERGHVTDLIAREAVQWIEAQTGPWFCYVPFTAVHTPIKAPQHWIDRYSDRRYDPDDNKNRSYKTYAAYASQMDHAIGQLVETLARLCQRENTIIIFSSDNGAIPAGPLHDTDKYPGRHEDMPRLGCNLPLRGQKSQLYEGGIRTPSLINWPFHLQPGKCFHPLHITDWMPTLTNLINYTPSSDPQWDGQNIWSLLTGDITVPEERSIFWNFRGSSFGMRTGNWKLIYEEGQTPEETELFHIGTDPYETTNITSKQTDRVHRMLEQIADERKRDNSSKR, encoded by the coding sequence ATGACAAAATCTGGAAAAATCGAAAAACCCAACATCCTCTTCATCCTCGCCGACGACATGGGTTGGGGTGACGTCAGCTATCACGGCTCACACATTCGCACGCCCAACATCGACCGCCTCGCAGCCTCGGGCATCGAACTCGACCAGCACTACGTCTGTCCCATGTGTACCCCCACCCGCACATGTCTGTTGACGGGTCGTCATCCCGGTCGCTTTGGACGCCACGCCACCGTTCCATCCAACGCCCCAGTACTGCCAGATGGCTACGAAACACTGGCCTCATCCTTCCGCAATGCGGGCTACGAAACCGGCCTCTTTGGAAAATGGCATTTGGGATCCTCCCCCGAATACGGCCCCAACCAATTTGGTTTCAATACAGCTTATGGGAGCCTGGCCGGCGGTGTTGACCCGTATAACCACCGCTACAAATCAGGCCCTTACAGCGTCACCTGGCACCGCAATGGCGAACTCATTGAAGAGCGCGGCCACGTCACCGACCTCATCGCTCGGGAAGCTGTCCAGTGGATCGAAGCGCAAACAGGCCCCTGGTTTTGCTATGTCCCTTTCACCGCAGTACACACCCCCATCAAAGCACCGCAACACTGGATAGATCGCTATTCAGACCGGCGCTACGATCCCGACGACAACAAAAACCGCTCATACAAAACCTACGCCGCCTACGCCAGCCAGATGGACCACGCCATCGGCCAACTCGTCGAAACCCTTGCCCGCCTGTGCCAGCGCGAAAACACCATCATCATCTTCTCATCGGACAACGGCGCCATCCCTGCCGGTCCCCTTCACGATACCGACAAATACCCGGGCCGCCACGAAGACATGCCGCGCCTGGGCTGCAACCTGCCCCTACGAGGTCAAAAATCTCAACTCTACGAAGGCGGCATACGCACCCCATCTCTGATCAACTGGCCTTTTCATCTCCAACCCGGCAAATGCTTTCACCCCCTGCACATAACCGACTGGATGCCAACCCTGACCAATCTCATCAATTACACGCCCAGTAGCGATCCCCAATGGGATGGCCAGAACATCTGGTCTCTGCTCACAGGGGATATCACCGTACCCGAAGAACGGTCTATCTTCTGGAACTTCAGGGGATCGTCCTTTGGCATGCGAACGGGCAATTGGAAATTGATCTACGAAGAAGGCCAGACACCTGAAGAAACCGAACTCTTTCACATCGGTACCGACCCCTATGAAACAACAAATATTACCTCTAAACAAACCGACCGCGTGCATCGCATGCTCGAACAAATAGCCGATGAACGAAAACGCGACAACAGTTCAAAAAGGTAA
- a CDS encoding DUF3604 domain-containing protein: MRDIHMPDSRFWATAAGRLQVCCPVDLRLHYRAPDGGFRAGGNLWIFYDIRQYLNRDQAFQPHDGIEITGPPDTDWEGVPLVGGGVVRTFDTHPLTPEFLHAVHIRCEKGRVAPGERVTIALRTHPDGFLLPQNAIDAFHFWLVEDLDGVLSFHHPGGKYHFFLPRDTDLSILKSNPLTIAPGSVETLRVTAHALTTGRIAAQVTPIDTYGNPVFSKDELTLATAAESISVFLDNSHTTRTHLSAKAPWDQISAMCGKLNAQSNPTRVTTTPSDLTLYWGDIHGMLFNQRPLTDYFVWARDIAHLNFSGGQLFSYSACIAEVWEQLIDAWRSFTLPGEFIALPSIEFATPPDGSHRLGFFPDLDGLSPIFCEDRPEAHDPKLQARYHPETVFCKDYRELYDAVHARGGFTQGHFHTAFYERECLAEIYQKQNVNVDLEEAKINRAIQFQGLKLGIVSGSDTHDSRPANPYPEPGPGKPAGLTGLWAERLDRPTIFDAFSKRRCYATTGTRIYIDFQINSHPMGSTVRAHRYEFTAEVLGTADIDRIELMVNGDISQTFTPKKQHIILGDTVHLTFSPSGVHYCYLRIYQHDGHRAWTSPIWLDKV, encoded by the coding sequence ATGCGAGACATTCACATGCCCGACAGCCGATTTTGGGCAACCGCAGCTGGCAGGCTTCAGGTCTGCTGTCCCGTGGATCTCCGGCTCCACTACCGGGCACCGGACGGCGGATTTCGGGCCGGTGGAAACCTGTGGATCTTCTACGACATCCGCCAGTACCTCAACAGGGATCAGGCATTTCAACCCCACGACGGCATCGAGATCACAGGCCCACCAGACACGGACTGGGAGGGCGTCCCTCTTGTGGGAGGCGGCGTTGTGCGCACCTTTGACACGCACCCGTTGACGCCCGAGTTTCTCCACGCCGTTCACATCAGGTGCGAAAAAGGTCGGGTTGCACCCGGAGAACGCGTCACCATTGCGCTTCGCACCCATCCGGACGGGTTTCTGCTCCCACAGAACGCCATTGACGCCTTTCACTTCTGGCTTGTCGAAGATCTGGATGGTGTCCTTTCTTTTCATCATCCAGGAGGTAAGTATCACTTTTTTTTGCCCAGAGATACAGACCTCTCCATTCTCAAGAGCAATCCCCTCACCATTGCGCCCGGATCTGTGGAAACGCTCCGGGTGACAGCGCACGCGCTGACCACAGGGCGTATCGCAGCGCAGGTCACCCCCATCGACACATACGGCAATCCCGTCTTTTCCAAAGACGAACTCACCCTTGCTACTGCAGCGGAAAGCATCAGCGTATTTCTGGACAATTCCCACACCACGCGTACGCACCTCTCTGCGAAGGCCCCCTGGGACCAGATCTCTGCCATGTGTGGAAAGCTGAACGCTCAGAGCAATCCCACGCGGGTCACTACTACACCCTCTGATTTAACCCTGTACTGGGGTGATATCCACGGCATGCTGTTCAACCAGCGTCCTCTGACAGACTATTTTGTCTGGGCCAGAGACATCGCCCATCTGAACTTCTCGGGCGGACAGCTTTTTTCGTATAGTGCCTGCATCGCCGAAGTCTGGGAACAGCTTATAGATGCCTGGCGTTCCTTCACACTGCCCGGAGAATTTATTGCTCTCCCCTCCATTGAATTCGCCACACCGCCCGACGGCAGTCATCGTCTCGGATTCTTTCCCGACCTGGACGGTCTGTCTCCCATCTTCTGCGAAGATCGACCCGAAGCCCACGACCCCAAACTCCAGGCGCGCTACCATCCGGAAACCGTCTTCTGCAAGGATTACCGAGAACTCTATGACGCCGTCCATGCCCGGGGCGGATTCACTCAAGGGCACTTCCACACCGCCTTTTACGAACGGGAATGCCTCGCAGAAATCTACCAGAAGCAGAATGTCAACGTGGACCTTGAAGAAGCCAAAATCAACCGGGCCATCCAGTTTCAGGGTCTCAAACTCGGTATTGTCAGCGGCAGCGACACCCACGACTCCCGTCCGGCAAACCCTTATCCGGAACCGGGACCTGGCAAACCCGCGGGACTTACCGGCCTGTGGGCGGAACGGCTTGACCGCCCCACCATCTTCGATGCTTTCTCAAAGCGCCGGTGCTACGCCACCACTGGCACCCGGATCTATATCGATTTTCAAATCAATTCCCATCCCATGGGCAGCACTGTCAGGGCACATCGCTACGAATTTACCGCCGAAGTTCTGGGCACAGCAGACATAGACCGCATCGAATTGATGGTCAATGGGGACATATCCCAAACCTTTACACCCAAAAAACAGCACATTATCCTGGGAGATACCGTCCACCTGACCTTTTCACCCTCAGGTGTTCACTACTGCTACCTTCGCATCTACCAGCACGATGGCCACCGGGCGTGGACCAGCCCGATCTGGTTAGACAAAGTATGA
- a CDS encoding sulfatase, giving the protein MSYRNVLLLIADDWSPIAGCYGNDVIKMPSVDALAARGTLFKHAFCTTPSCAASRANLLTGHYSHTHGQYGHSHSIHNFHTQLNMPSIPKTLQSAGFTTGVVGKLHVQPESVYPWNYEAGGGRNVRSIADNISKFFETIDSDQPFYLHVGYSDPHRDFGNKQTYPGVPEVTYAPDEVIVPDFLPDHPDVRREFAEYYQSVSRFDTGIGMAVQALQDAGRADDTLIIIMSDHGMPFPGGKGSSFDTGHHCPLIIARPDAEAVVSDALVNWNNIAPTIYEWCGVESPEGLPEKSLVPILDETHPEGFDETFFSHTFHEVTNYYPYRVLRGRKYKYVRNLYPELTTPLPSDLWASPTWQAIRRENLEMGKRRTEKFLHQDAEALFDIENDPMESTNIIDDPAVQDIAEAMRQKVRTFRKETRDPWCLASYHAGEPGMEPVAR; this is encoded by the coding sequence ATGTCCTACCGCAACGTCCTCTTACTCATTGCCGACGATTGGAGCCCCATTGCCGGATGTTATGGCAATGACGTCATCAAAATGCCCAGCGTAGATGCACTTGCCGCACGAGGCACCTTATTTAAACACGCCTTTTGTACCACCCCATCCTGTGCAGCCAGCCGCGCCAACCTGCTCACCGGGCACTACAGCCACACGCACGGACAATACGGCCACTCGCACAGCATCCACAACTTCCACACGCAACTCAACATGCCGTCAATTCCCAAAACACTGCAATCCGCCGGATTCACAACCGGCGTTGTCGGCAAACTCCACGTACAACCCGAATCTGTCTATCCCTGGAATTACGAAGCCGGTGGTGGGCGCAATGTGCGCTCTATCGCTGATAACATCTCAAAATTCTTTGAAACCATTGACAGCGATCAGCCATTCTATCTACACGTCGGTTATTCCGATCCCCACCGGGACTTTGGCAACAAACAAACCTATCCCGGCGTCCCCGAAGTCACGTATGCACCCGACGAAGTCATCGTTCCCGACTTTTTGCCCGACCATCCAGATGTCCGACGAGAATTTGCCGAATACTACCAATCCGTCTCTCGCTTCGACACTGGCATTGGCATGGCCGTGCAGGCACTTCAAGACGCTGGCCGAGCCGACGACACCCTGATCATTATCATGAGCGACCACGGCATGCCCTTTCCCGGCGGCAAAGGCTCTTCTTTTGACACGGGCCATCACTGCCCGCTCATCATTGCGCGTCCAGATGCCGAAGCCGTTGTCAGCGACGCCCTCGTCAACTGGAACAACATCGCCCCGACCATCTATGAATGGTGCGGCGTTGAATCCCCTGAAGGTTTGCCCGAAAAATCCCTCGTCCCCATTCTCGACGAAACACACCCCGAGGGATTTGACGAAACCTTCTTCTCCCACACCTTTCACGAAGTCACCAACTATTACCCCTACCGGGTTCTGCGCGGACGCAAATACAAATACGTGCGCAATCTCTACCCCGAACTCACCACCCCTTTGCCCAGTGACCTGTGGGCATCGCCCACCTGGCAGGCCATTCGCAGAGAAAATCTGGAAATGGGCAAACGCCGCACGGAAAAATTTCTGCACCAGGATGCCGAAGCCCTCTTCGACATTGAAAACGATCCTATGGAATCCACCAACATCATCGACGATCCCGCAGTTCAGGACATCGCCGAAGCCATGCGACAAAAAGTTCGCACCTTCCGCAAAGAAACCCGAGACCCCTGGTGCCTGGCGTCTTACCACGCGGGCGAACCGGGTATGGAACCTGTCGCGAGGTAA
- a CDS encoding outer membrane lipoprotein-sorting protein: MKIAQDSQDREKGFGNFTAQQTMVLRNKHGQESQRQLRVKVLEVSEDGDKSLFVFDEPRDVKGTALLIHAHRESADDQWLYLPALKRVKRISSSNQSGSFMGSEFAYEDLTPQAVEKFTYRYLRDEAYGDLTCTVSERFPVDKKSGYSRQVVWRDKDELRVWKVEYYDRKNSHLKTLTLENYAQYLERYWRAGEMTMVNHLTGKSTVLTWTDFEFQTDLDDRDFTQTGLRRVR; this comes from the coding sequence TTGAAAATCGCTCAGGATTCCCAGGATCGCGAGAAGGGTTTTGGTAATTTTACGGCTCAGCAAACCATGGTGTTGCGCAACAAACACGGGCAAGAGAGCCAGCGCCAACTCCGGGTAAAGGTTCTCGAAGTCTCCGAAGATGGCGACAAAAGTCTGTTTGTGTTTGATGAGCCGCGCGATGTCAAGGGAACGGCGTTGCTTATTCACGCTCATCGGGAAAGCGCGGACGACCAATGGCTTTATTTGCCCGCTCTGAAACGCGTCAAACGCATTAGTTCGTCCAACCAGTCCGGCTCTTTTATGGGGAGTGAATTTGCTTATGAGGACCTGACCCCTCAGGCTGTGGAGAAATTTACCTATCGTTACCTGCGCGACGAGGCATATGGCGATTTGACCTGCACGGTCTCAGAACGCTTTCCCGTGGATAAGAAATCGGGCTATAGCCGCCAGGTAGTCTGGAGGGATAAGGACGAGCTTCGCGTCTGGAAAGTGGAGTATTACGATCGCAAGAATTCACATCTGAAGACGCTTACTCTGGAGAATTACGCGCAGTATCTGGAACGTTACTGGCGCGCTGGGGAGATGACGATGGTCAATCATTTAACCGGGAAAAGTACCGTCCTGACGTGGACGGATTTTGAGTTTCAAACAGATCTGGATGATCGCGATTTCACGCAAACCGGGCTAAGACGGGTGCGTTGA